In a single window of the Armatimonadia bacterium genome:
- a CDS encoding polysaccharide pyruvyl transferase family protein has protein sequence MIYPVCRRVPLHPIPAAGGTMWAVGVRWWADILGQPAVTKGGDGVASRGGTVGCIYWGQSGQEVAEAVRHMRRLQTRGGASELLPLDDALGRALHGLLEQGDLGLGMTVLPPPPGSGTEWRTSLASVLASWDSVVSVGPHSDGAAPIKWAAVVGTAIEEVRAHGADGDRSLTKPRSGASQRRASLSAVDVWRSTIMQVSGVTPRSMQRTHPEVQAEPAMARPVPAGRRVLVMRKVGLGDVVMSSVAARGAKERYPGAHVTFATSDRYQAMASHFPYVDAVADAGRVDEHDYDAAMLFDDRHRFDFAPGEGRRERLDILCELGGVAPWDRKPVYALESEEELRAIDYLRQRGWSGFRKHVGVVLSAAGRARNRSVEATSQLLTAMGKRSDLQPVLLDVRRDRVEQLNCPPGTVDTCGELSVCELAAVISHLDVLVTPDSGPLHLAAALDVPCIAFFSEVPADCRIGYYPNCVGLAKPDLCDQYPCGYVDVCRDARCINEVRWGDLEPHLNRLLDVERVTIRHAVAQPEDQSSIAMLANQLARGLRQNGLSVRQRPVADPRSAAYGNGCIVEAGGKRFALLTCDNDIACAAWTREVTERYDYLLCFSQHVYDAYRRAGVPAHRLLPFQLGLSDRLLGARPLLPDVPESTFVFFFNGICQERKNVEGLVHAFRRAFSRDEDVMLAVKSSPRAWDRCQQVLRAADSDLRATEGRRIRVYSQLWTVEQLAGWYLRTARRGAYVHPHRAGGFELPVLEALGFGARVGTTGWGGVTDYCDDHLFPYELRRSQFQVPDLYHAGGAHPKWAEPDGADIERWMRCVYEEPTTPASQQSTMLRVRRDYSWRSAARRLEWWTHHAHRRYLVFGGAGYGNLGDDAMTLALVEQLGRERCVVSSYAPVEQFPEWFHGLQVRPWGDRGAAAVPAEGLFSDVHTVAIGGHGCRWPDILEGLCRHAVAALEHGLDVVWRGIGIDEPDGHPIDRDLVRYAFETARYVGVRDSRSREILHELGVQRSVTREPDLALQLQAAPSNLAAPLLRPFLEPETQPYVVLSLNSMYVTEGNLGEWAAWVSSTIHSGRHVLCVRMCRHLWDAREDDMLAAVALRRRCGGEAGFDLLDSAVSPQLMLAIMRGADMVVGMRYHSCVFAHRVGTPTVAVSRQDKTRRFCTEHGVACLDPDHIAALSSACKRVLQDGRPTQERGLCSGDKPA, from the coding sequence ATGATCTACCCAGTTTGCCGGCGTGTGCCACTGCATCCGATACCGGCGGCCGGTGGCACGATGTGGGCAGTCGGGGTGCGTTGGTGGGCCGATATCCTTGGTCAGCCGGCGGTCACCAAGGGCGGCGACGGGGTGGCCTCCAGGGGCGGCACTGTTGGTTGTATCTACTGGGGCCAGTCGGGCCAGGAGGTCGCGGAGGCCGTACGCCACATGAGACGCCTGCAGACCCGGGGAGGTGCGTCCGAGCTTCTCCCGCTCGACGATGCTCTTGGCAGAGCATTGCACGGTCTGCTGGAGCAAGGTGACCTGGGCCTGGGGATGACGGTTCTGCCTCCCCCGCCGGGGAGCGGTACAGAGTGGCGCACCAGCTTGGCAAGCGTTCTCGCTAGCTGGGACAGCGTGGTCTCAGTGGGGCCCCACAGTGACGGGGCAGCACCCATCAAGTGGGCTGCGGTGGTGGGCACCGCCATCGAGGAAGTGCGCGCCCATGGGGCTGATGGGGACAGATCCCTGACAAAGCCTCGCAGTGGGGCGTCTCAGCGGAGAGCATCACTGTCGGCTGTGGACGTCTGGCGGTCGACGATCATGCAGGTGTCTGGTGTCACGCCACGGTCGATGCAACGCACACACCCCGAGGTGCAGGCGGAACCTGCCATGGCTCGCCCGGTTCCAGCAGGGCGACGCGTGCTCGTGATGCGCAAAGTGGGGCTGGGCGACGTGGTGATGAGCAGTGTTGCAGCGCGTGGCGCCAAAGAGCGGTACCCGGGAGCGCACGTGACTTTCGCCACTTCAGACCGCTATCAAGCGATGGCGTCGCACTTCCCCTACGTCGATGCGGTGGCCGACGCGGGGCGCGTGGACGAGCACGACTACGACGCGGCGATGCTATTCGATGACAGGCACCGCTTTGACTTCGCCCCCGGGGAAGGGAGACGAGAGCGTCTAGACATCCTCTGTGAACTGGGGGGCGTGGCTCCGTGGGACAGAAAGCCCGTGTATGCTCTGGAGTCCGAGGAAGAGCTTCGGGCGATCGACTACCTCAGGCAGAGGGGATGGTCCGGCTTCCGCAAGCATGTTGGCGTCGTCCTGTCGGCTGCGGGCCGTGCTCGGAACCGAAGCGTGGAGGCTACGTCCCAACTCCTTACCGCGATGGGCAAACGGTCAGACCTGCAGCCAGTGCTGCTCGATGTGCGCCGGGATAGGGTCGAGCAACTGAACTGCCCACCGGGTACGGTCGACACCTGTGGGGAACTCAGCGTCTGCGAACTGGCGGCCGTCATCTCCCATCTCGACGTGCTGGTTACGCCGGACTCTGGCCCTCTGCACCTGGCGGCCGCGCTGGACGTCCCCTGCATCGCGTTCTTCAGCGAGGTGCCGGCCGATTGCCGCATAGGCTACTACCCCAACTGCGTAGGGCTGGCTAAGCCCGATCTCTGCGACCAGTACCCGTGTGGCTACGTTGACGTCTGTCGGGATGCGCGGTGCATCAACGAGGTCCGATGGGGTGACCTTGAGCCCCACCTGAACCGGCTCCTCGACGTCGAGCGCGTCACAATACGCCATGCGGTTGCGCAACCGGAAGACCAGAGCAGCATCGCCATGCTGGCCAACCAGCTGGCACGCGGGCTGCGCCAGAACGGGTTGTCCGTCCGGCAGCGTCCCGTGGCTGACCCGCGCTCCGCTGCGTACGGCAACGGGTGTATCGTCGAAGCAGGCGGGAAGCGATTCGCACTGCTGACATGCGACAACGACATCGCCTGCGCGGCCTGGACGCGAGAGGTGACGGAGCGCTACGACTACCTTCTGTGCTTCAGCCAGCATGTCTACGACGCCTATCGTCGAGCGGGCGTCCCCGCCCACAGGCTGCTCCCCTTTCAGCTCGGGCTATCAGACAGGCTTCTGGGGGCGCGTCCGCTGCTCCCTGACGTTCCCGAGAGTACTTTCGTGTTCTTCTTCAATGGCATCTGCCAGGAGCGCAAGAACGTAGAGGGGCTCGTACACGCCTTCCGGAGGGCCTTCTCCCGCGACGAGGATGTGATGCTCGCCGTCAAGAGCAGCCCCAGAGCGTGGGATCGGTGCCAGCAGGTGCTGCGGGCTGCAGACAGCGACCTTAGGGCGACGGAGGGCAGACGCATTCGGGTGTACTCCCAGCTGTGGACAGTAGAGCAGCTGGCGGGCTGGTATCTTCGAACAGCGCGGCGTGGTGCCTATGTGCATCCGCATCGCGCAGGGGGATTCGAGTTGCCCGTTCTGGAGGCCCTCGGCTTCGGCGCCCGCGTGGGGACCACCGGCTGGGGTGGCGTTACGGACTACTGCGACGACCACTTGTTCCCGTATGAGTTGCGCAGGAGCCAGTTCCAGGTGCCCGACCTCTACCACGCTGGGGGGGCTCACCCCAAGTGGGCCGAACCCGATGGCGCAGATATCGAGCGCTGGATGCGGTGTGTCTACGAGGAGCCTACCACCCCTGCCTCCCAGCAGAGCACGATGCTACGCGTACGGCGCGACTACTCGTGGCGATCGGCGGCACGCCGACTTGAGTGGTGGACGCACCACGCCCATCGTCGCTACCTGGTGTTTGGTGGCGCAGGATATGGCAATCTTGGGGACGATGCAATGACACTTGCCTTGGTGGAGCAACTCGGGCGCGAGCGCTGCGTTGTGAGCTCCTATGCGCCCGTAGAGCAGTTCCCTGAGTGGTTCCATGGGCTGCAGGTGCGGCCTTGGGGGGATCGTGGTGCGGCAGCAGTTCCGGCCGAAGGCCTCTTCTCCGACGTGCACACAGTTGCCATCGGGGGGCACGGCTGTCGATGGCCCGACATCCTTGAGGGACTCTGCCGGCATGCAGTGGCAGCCCTTGAGCACGGCCTTGATGTTGTGTGGCGTGGTATCGGCATTGACGAACCCGATGGGCACCCCATCGATCGCGACCTGGTGCGCTACGCCTTCGAGACGGCCCGGTACGTGGGCGTGCGAGACAGCAGGAGCAGGGAGATACTGCATGAGTTGGGTGTCCAGCGCTCGGTGACTAGAGAACCCGATCTCGCGCTACAGCTCCAGGCGGCCCCGAGCAACCTAGCTGCACCTCTGCTGCGGCCCTTTCTTGAGCCCGAGACCCAGCCCTACGTGGTGCTGTCGCTGAACTCCATGTACGTGACAGAAGGGAATCTGGGTGAGTGGGCTGCGTGGGTGTCCTCGACCATCCACAGTGGACGTCATGTTCTCTGCGTACGCATGTGCCGGCACCTCTGGGACGCACGAGAGGACGACATGCTCGCGGCGGTGGCCCTGCGCCGACGCTGTGGGGGAGAAGCTGGCTTCGACCTTCTCGACAGCGCGGTGTCTCCGCAGCTGATGCTGGCCATCATGAGGGGCGCAGACATGGTGGTTGGCATGCGGTACCACTCCTGCGTGTTCGCCCACCGCGTTGGCACACCAACCGTAGCGGTGTCCAGACAGGACAAGACACGGCGTTTCTGCACTGAGCATGGGGTTGCATGCCTGGACCCTGACCACATAGCGGCGCTGAGTAGTGCGTGCAAGAGGGTACTGCAGGACGGAAGGCCAACTCAGGAAAGGGGACTGTGCAGCGGTGACAAACCGGCGTAA
- a CDS encoding radical SAM protein, translated as MTNRRNTQNSELVAANHAQNEAEMASGQVTMQSYPERLSFYWRSPCSLDCVMCGKHALGYPLDDEKQVLRLAEWAEEVFPHLGGLCLCPSGEPFESDVLLQIVAHAYANTRILVVSNGQRLAGQILDQVFEYRVDHLSISLNAARAETYQAITGAPFETLLTNLRELLRRRSGGDGRPHLDYSIVAMNRTAPELRDFVRLAADLGGERAIIRKLGVSIPVAACRRNIRFDPRVENVLTDESVGERLLDDLCAVGESAGIRVSADFGRAFTRPPYRYGLQTSHALDARPWKALELTSCGDTRFACGKPADLGNAWEFERLHDLWNGPKWVAARAATVARPAEPAA; from the coding sequence GTGACAAACCGGCGTAACACGCAGAACAGCGAACTGGTTGCCGCCAACCATGCGCAGAATGAGGCGGAGATGGCCTCAGGACAAGTCACGATGCAGAGCTACCCCGAGCGGCTGTCATTCTACTGGCGCTCACCGTGTAGCCTGGACTGCGTGATGTGCGGCAAACATGCTCTTGGATACCCCCTAGACGACGAGAAGCAAGTGCTACGTCTGGCGGAATGGGCGGAGGAGGTGTTTCCGCACTTGGGGGGACTGTGCCTCTGCCCGTCAGGAGAGCCCTTTGAGTCTGACGTGCTTCTCCAGATCGTGGCGCATGCGTACGCGAATACGCGGATTCTGGTGGTGAGCAACGGGCAGAGGTTGGCGGGGCAGATACTCGACCAGGTCTTTGAGTACCGCGTAGACCATCTCTCTATCTCGCTGAACGCCGCCCGAGCAGAGACCTACCAGGCTATCACGGGCGCACCCTTTGAAACGCTGCTCACCAACCTGCGCGAGCTACTGCGGCGGCGCTCAGGGGGCGACGGGAGGCCGCACCTGGATTACTCGATCGTCGCGATGAACCGTACGGCTCCAGAACTCAGGGACTTCGTGCGTCTGGCGGCTGATCTGGGCGGCGAGCGAGCGATCATCCGCAAGCTCGGGGTGTCGATCCCAGTAGCCGCATGTCGTCGGAACATACGCTTCGATCCCCGTGTAGAGAACGTTCTCACGGACGAGAGCGTGGGCGAGCGCCTCCTGGATGACCTATGCGCGGTCGGGGAGAGTGCAGGAATCAGGGTGTCGGCCGACTTCGGACGTGCCTTCACGCGGCCACCGTACCGCTATGGACTGCAGACCTCGCACGCTCTCGACGCACGTCCTTGGAAGGCCTTGGAGTTGACCAGTTGCGGCGATACCAGATTCGCCTGCGGCAAGCCCGCTGACTTGGGGAACGCGTGGGAGTTCGAGCGTCTCCACGACCTCTGGAACGGTCCCAAATGGGTGGCAGCGCGCGCGGCAACGGTAGCCCGTCCCGCAGAACCAGCGGCGTGA
- a CDS encoding helix-turn-helix domain-containing protein: MLTAAQASLLAMLSKGKSPRQAAEQLGISGTTVYVHLRNCRDRLGAASTAEAVARAADLGLIE, from the coding sequence TTGCTGACGGCGGCCCAGGCGTCTCTGCTGGCGATGCTTAGCAAGGGGAAGTCCCCGCGACAGGCAGCAGAACAGCTTGGCATCTCCGGAACCACGGTCTACGTACACCTCAGGAACTGCCGCGACCGACTGGGCGCAGCCTCCACCGCGGAAGCCGTCGCCAGGGCAGCAGACCTGGGGCTGATAGAGTGA
- a CDS encoding site-specific integrase, with amino-acid sequence MSTVGAPPGLHPLVQEFLQSQATVQGLSPNTLRASRGDLEQFLAYLRAQCSAATLETVQTRDVYGFCRWLGQERCPATVARKLSSLGSFFRYLQQTGVVEGNPVAGVPRPRVPEAFPQVPTEEDCRRLLGACATERERAVALLLLGCGLRRSELLGLNVGDVAADLSQITIQRGKGGKARAVLRPQTRPKEPFAPQHLPVTHA; translated from the coding sequence ATGAGCACAGTCGGCGCCCCGCCCGGCCTGCACCCACTGGTGCAGGAGTTCCTCCAGTCCCAAGCGACCGTGCAAGGCCTCAGTCCTAACACGCTTCGGGCTTCCAGGGGTGACCTGGAGCAGTTCCTTGCGTACCTGCGAGCACAGTGCTCGGCTGCGACTCTGGAGACAGTCCAGACTCGCGATGTCTACGGGTTCTGCCGCTGGCTTGGGCAGGAGCGCTGCCCGGCTACCGTGGCGCGCAAGCTGAGCAGCCTTGGCTCCTTCTTCCGCTACTTGCAGCAGACGGGCGTCGTGGAAGGCAACCCCGTCGCCGGCGTGCCGAGGCCACGCGTGCCCGAGGCCTTCCCCCAGGTGCCAACCGAGGAGGACTGTCGTCGCCTCCTTGGGGCCTGCGCGACGGAGCGAGAGCGAGCCGTCGCTCTGCTTCTCCTCGGCTGCGGCCTTCGCCGCAGCGAGTTGCTTGGGCTCAACGTCGGCGACGTGGCGGCGGACCTGTCCCAGATCACGATCCAGAGAGGCAAGGGCGGCAAAGCCAGGGCAGTGCTAAGACCACAGACCCGCCCGAAAGAGCCCTTCGCGCCACAGCATCTACCTGTAACGCATGCATGA
- a CDS encoding tyrosine-type recombinase/integrase, with product MPMDTCSVVQDFLAYLDAEKGYSPKTQLAYASDLSQFLEFVRSEGVAVPEGVSVALVRRWIVSMKQRGLAASTIARHVYALRSFWRFLQDSDLVDHDPLSRISVPKRRQLLPTRLSVEEARHLLAAGADHRDPVVAARDFAMMATLVFTGVRRSELLALRLEDVMLPSRTLHVRCGKGGKGRMIPLVEEVVDAIGTWLAVRPAAAHDYLFTTVCGNRIYPSRLQIIWQRVRKQSGVTREGVSLHTLRHTFATLLLKGGADLVAIQGLLGHSRLETTAVYLHADTRDLRSGVERHPLAGTGVATDPAKHTEAPAPRPAPAWRRLPTQSR from the coding sequence ATGCCGATGGATACATGCTCAGTGGTCCAGGATTTCCTCGCTTACCTTGACGCCGAGAAGGGCTACAGTCCCAAGACCCAGCTCGCATATGCGTCCGACCTGTCGCAGTTTCTTGAGTTCGTGCGGTCGGAAGGCGTCGCCGTCCCGGAAGGCGTATCGGTGGCGCTTGTGCGTCGCTGGATCGTGTCGATGAAGCAGCGTGGGCTGGCGGCCTCGACCATCGCACGACATGTGTACGCCCTCCGTAGCTTCTGGCGGTTCCTCCAGGATAGCGACCTCGTTGACCACGATCCCCTCAGCCGCATCTCCGTCCCCAAGCGTCGGCAGCTTCTCCCGACGCGCCTGAGCGTCGAAGAGGCGCGTCACCTGTTGGCCGCCGGCGCCGACCATCGTGATCCGGTAGTGGCCGCACGGGACTTCGCCATGATGGCTACGCTGGTCTTCACCGGGGTACGACGCAGCGAACTGCTTGCGCTACGGCTGGAGGACGTCATGCTGCCCTCGCGAACGCTCCATGTGCGGTGCGGGAAGGGAGGAAAGGGCCGCATGATTCCGCTGGTGGAGGAGGTCGTGGACGCCATCGGTACGTGGTTGGCGGTGAGGCCGGCCGCTGCCCATGACTACCTGTTTACCACGGTCTGCGGCAACCGCATCTACCCCTCGCGCCTGCAGATCATCTGGCAACGCGTGCGGAAGCAAAGCGGGGTGACCAGGGAGGGCGTTTCGCTCCACACGCTGCGTCACACCTTCGCGACCTTGCTGCTGAAGGGCGGGGCAGACCTAGTGGCAATCCAGGGTCTGCTGGGACACTCCAGGCTTGAGACGACAGCGGTATACCTGCACGCAGACACGAGGGACCTCAGGAGCGGAGTCGAGAGACACCCTCTCGCAGGCACTGGTGTGGCGACGGATCCTGCCAAGCACACTGAAGCGCCCGCGCCAAGGCCTGCTCCCGCCTGGCGAAGGCTCCCGACGCAGAGCAGATAG